The Bacteroides acidifaciens genome includes a region encoding these proteins:
- the yajC gene encoding preprotein translocase subunit YajC, which produces MNVFTVLLQAPAGAAANGSMMWIMLIAMFVIMYFFMIRPQNKKQKEIANFRKSLQVNQNVITAGGIHGTIKEITDDYVVLEIASNVKIKIDKNSIFADASAASNQSK; this is translated from the coding sequence ATGAACGTATTTACTGTATTATTACAAGCTCCTGCCGGTGCTGCCGCAAACGGAAGTATGATGTGGATCATGCTGATAGCAATGTTTGTTATCATGTATTTCTTTATGATCCGTCCTCAAAATAAGAAGCAAAAAGAAATTGCTAATTTCCGTAAATCTTTGCAGGTAAATCAGAACGTGATTACTGCCGGTGGTATCCACGGGACAATAAAGGAAATAACTGACGACTATGTCGTACTTGAGATTGCTTCTAACGTGAAGATTAAAATAGATAAGAATTCTATTTTTGCCGACGCTTCAGCGGCTAGCAATCAATCTAAGTAA
- a CDS encoding HU family DNA-binding protein yields the protein MARYIMEEMPDLQKTGKRITYPKFARIDNASIKELAQRVSDVSGFSAGDIEGVLLQTAIEMAHLMAEGRSVKIDGIGTFTPSLTLGRGKEREDAEEGGKHRNAQSIFIGGVNFRVDREMVRNISERCRLERAPWKKQKSSNKFTPEQRLALALKYLDKHPFLTVREYQKLTGLLQTAATNELRQWGHQPDSGIEIAGRGAHRVYIKKKTAEEGL from the coding sequence ATGGCACGTTACATCATGGAAGAGATGCCCGACCTCCAAAAAACAGGCAAAAGAATTACATATCCGAAGTTTGCGCGGATAGATAATGCAAGCATAAAAGAGTTAGCGCAACGGGTGAGCGATGTAAGTGGCTTCAGCGCCGGAGACATAGAAGGCGTACTGCTTCAGACGGCTATCGAAATGGCACACCTGATGGCAGAAGGGCGTTCGGTAAAGATAGACGGGATAGGTACATTCACTCCGTCGCTCACCTTAGGCAGAGGCAAGGAACGGGAAGATGCGGAAGAAGGTGGAAAACACCGCAACGCACAAAGTATTTTTATAGGAGGCGTCAATTTCCGGGTAGACAGGGAAATGGTAAGAAACATCAGCGAAAGATGCCGGTTGGAAAGAGCTCCTTGGAAAAAGCAAAAATCCTCGAATAAATTCACACCGGAACAACGACTGGCATTAGCCCTAAAGTATCTCGATAAACACCCTTTCCTGACCGTTCGGGAATATCAGAAACTAACCGGATTACTACAAACAGCAGCCACCAACGAACTGAGACAATGGGGACACCAACCCGATTCAGGAATAGAAATTGCCGGCAGAGGTGCCCATAGAGTATATATAAAGAAGAAAACAGCCGAAGAAGGTCTATAA
- a CDS encoding RNA-binding S4 domain-containing protein: MAEARIDKWMWAVRIFKTRTIAAEACKKGRVTINGSLVKAARMVKPGDVIQVKKPPITYSFKVLQAIEKRIGAKLVPEMMENVTTPDQYELLEMSKISGFIDRARGTGRPTKKDRRELEEFTTPEFLDDFDFDFDFDSEE, translated from the coding sequence ATGGCCGAAGCAAGAATAGATAAATGGATGTGGGCTGTCCGCATTTTCAAAACTCGTACGATTGCGGCAGAAGCATGCAAAAAAGGACGTGTCACCATCAACGGTTCCTTAGTCAAAGCCGCCCGCATGGTGAAACCGGGTGACGTCATTCAAGTGAAAAAGCCACCCATCACCTATTCCTTCAAAGTACTGCAAGCGATAGAAAAGCGCATAGGTGCAAAGCTTGTACCGGAAATGATGGAGAATGTAACTACTCCCGACCAATACGAACTATTGGAAATGAGCAAAATCAGCGGATTCATAGACCGTGCACGCGGCACCGGACGACCTACCAAAAAAGACCGCAGGGAACTGGAAGAATTTACCACTCCAGAGTTTCTGGATGATTTTGACTTTGATTTCGATTTTGATAGCGAAGAATAG
- the pth gene encoding aminoacyl-tRNA hydrolase, with product MKYLIVGLGNIGPEYHETRHNIGFMTIEALARTNNAPPFIDGRYGFTTSFSVKGRQLILLKPSTFMNLSGLAVRYWMQKENIPLENVLIVVDDLALPFGTLRLKGKGSDAGHNGLKNIAATLGTQNYARLRFGIGNDFPRGGQIDYVLGHFTDEDWKTMGERLEMAGDIIKSFCLAGIDITMNQFNKK from the coding sequence ATAAAATATTTAATTGTCGGACTGGGAAACATTGGTCCTGAATATCACGAAACCCGACACAATATCGGATTCATGACGATAGAGGCATTGGCTAGAACTAATAATGCGCCGCCTTTCATTGACGGGCGTTACGGATTCACCACCAGCTTCTCTGTCAAAGGACGACAGTTGATACTGCTTAAACCGTCGACTTTTATGAACTTGAGCGGATTGGCTGTCCGCTATTGGATGCAGAAAGAAAATATTCCATTGGAGAATGTATTGATTGTAGTGGATGACTTGGCTCTCCCCTTCGGCACGTTACGTCTGAAAGGCAAAGGAAGCGATGCCGGACACAATGGGCTAAAGAATATCGCTGCCACTTTGGGCACTCAGAATTATGCCCGTTTACGCTTTGGTATCGGAAACGATTTTCCACGCGGCGGACAGATTGATTATGTACTCGGACACTTCACGGATGAAGACTGGAAGACAATGGGCGAAAGGCTGGAAATGGCAGGAGATATTATCAAGAGCTTCTGTCTGGCCGGAATCGACATCACAATGAACCAATTCAATAAGAAATGA
- a CDS encoding CdaR family protein, with product MFDRRKIRYTYLKLSKRIKDFLLSDKSREFLIFLVFFLIAGGFWLLQTLNNDYEAEFSIPVRIKDVPNDVVLTSEPPSELRVRVKDKGTVLLNYMLGKSFFPVNLSFSDYKGKNNHVKIYASDFEKKILSQLNVSSKILSIKPDTLDYIYSEGKSKLVPVCLQGKVTAGLQYYVSDTICSPDSVLVYAPEGILDTITTAYTQKINLENISDTTRRRISLASERGVKFVPASVEVTFPVDIYTEKTVEVPLYGINFPADKVLRAFPSKVQITFQVGLKRFRSIKASDFVINVSYEELLKLGSDKYTVKLKSFPNGINQIRIAPEQVDFLIEQVSSNGD from the coding sequence ATGTTTGATCGTAGGAAAATAAGATATACATATTTAAAACTATCTAAGAGAATTAAGGATTTTCTGCTCAGTGATAAGAGCAGGGAATTCTTAATTTTTTTAGTTTTCTTCCTGATAGCCGGCGGGTTTTGGTTGCTTCAGACATTGAACAATGATTATGAAGCGGAATTTTCTATTCCGGTACGTATTAAAGACGTTCCTAATGATGTAGTACTGACTTCGGAGCCCCCTTCCGAACTTCGCGTTAGAGTGAAAGATAAAGGTACTGTTCTTCTTAATTATATGCTGGGAAAAAGTTTCTTTCCGGTAAATTTGAGCTTTTCCGATTATAAAGGGAAAAATAATCATGTGAAGATTTACGCATCCGATTTTGAGAAAAAGATATTGAGTCAGTTGAACGTATCTTCCAAGATACTTTCCATTAAGCCTGATACGTTGGATTATATTTACTCCGAAGGGAAATCCAAGCTGGTGCCTGTCTGCCTTCAGGGAAAAGTGACTGCCGGACTTCAATATTATGTTTCGGATACGATTTGTAGTCCGGATTCTGTATTGGTCTATGCCCCGGAAGGAATTTTGGATACGATAACCACTGCTTATACTCAGAAGATAAATCTGGAGAATATATCCGATACCACCCGCCGACGGATTTCTTTGGCTTCGGAAAGAGGAGTGAAGTTTGTCCCGGCTTCGGTTGAGGTTACTTTCCCGGTCGATATTTATACGGAGAAAACGGTGGAAGTGCCTTTGTATGGGATTAATTTTCCGGCGGATAAAGTGTTACGTGCTTTTCCTTCAAAGGTTCAGATTACCTTTCAGGTAGGGTTGAAGCGTTTTCGCAGTATAAAGGCGAGCGATTTTGTGATTAATGTCTCTTATGAGGAATTGCTTAAATTAGGTTCGGATAAATATACGGTCAAACTGAAATCTTTCCCGAACGGCATCAACCAGATACGTATTGCACCCGAACAAGTTGATTTTTTGATAGAACAAGTATCTTCAAATGGCGATTAA
- a CDS encoding DUF5606 domain-containing protein: MLKTILSISGKPGLYKLISQGKNMLIVESINAEKKRFPAYGNEKIISLADIAMYTDDAEVPLYDVLEAIKEKEQSAAASIEPKKATPEQLREYLAEVLPNFDRERVYVADIKKLVSWYNILISNGITEFKPEEVKEEKEEAAAE; encoded by the coding sequence ATGTTGAAGACTATCTTGTCTATCTCCGGTAAACCGGGATTGTACAAACTTATTTCGCAAGGAAAAAATATGTTGATTGTCGAATCAATCAATGCTGAGAAGAAACGTTTTCCCGCTTATGGTAATGAAAAAATTATCTCATTGGCAGATATAGCAATGTACACGGATGATGCAGAAGTTCCTTTGTACGATGTGTTGGAAGCAATCAAGGAAAAAGAACAATCGGCAGCAGCTTCTATTGAACCCAAGAAAGCTACACCCGAACAGTTGCGTGAATATTTGGCGGAAGTATTGCCGAACTTCGATCGTGAACGCGTGTATGTAGCGGATATTAAGAAGTTGGTTTCTTGGTATAATATTCTGATTTCTAATGGCATTACAGAATTCAAACCGGAAGAAGTTAAAGAAGAGAAGGAAGAGGCAGCTGCAGAATAG
- a CDS encoding DUF6621 family protein — protein sequence MNDKPQIKLSETVVLIDAAFLNFVITDMKGYFEAILQRSLQEIDLSILTTYLTLDAGITEGKNEVQFLFVYDKESGRLVHCQPSDLEKELNGVAFQSPYGEYSFASVPSEGMVSREDLFLDLLSIVADSADVKRMIVVSFNEEYGKKVTDALTEIKGKEVIQFRMDEPDVPLAYKWDMLAFPIMQALGIKADEL from the coding sequence ATGAACGATAAACCTCAAATAAAACTGTCCGAAACAGTAGTGCTGATTGATGCAGCTTTTCTGAACTTTGTAATTACAGATATGAAAGGATACTTTGAAGCAATTTTGCAGCGTTCTTTACAAGAAATAGACCTTTCAATACTGACTACCTATCTGACCTTGGATGCAGGGATTACGGAAGGGAAAAATGAAGTGCAGTTTCTTTTTGTTTACGATAAGGAGTCGGGACGGCTTGTGCATTGCCAGCCTTCCGATTTGGAGAAGGAACTGAATGGTGTTGCTTTTCAAAGCCCTTATGGCGAGTATTCATTTGCAAGTGTTCCATCAGAAGGAATGGTGTCAAGAGAAGACTTGTTTCTGGATTTGCTGTCCATCGTAGCCGATTCGGCTGATGTGAAAAGAATGATTGTGGTTTCATTCAATGAAGAGTATGGAAAAAAGGTTACTGATGCACTGACAGAGATAAAAGGCAAGGAGGTTATTCAGTTCCGGATGGACGAACCGGATGTTCCGTTAGCATATAAATGGGATATGCTGGCTTTCCCTATTATGCAGGCATTGGGAATTAAAGCTGATGAACTTTAA
- the coaE gene encoding dephospho-CoA kinase (Dephospho-CoA kinase (CoaE) performs the final step in coenzyme A biosynthesis.) encodes MAIKIGITGGIGSGKSVVSRLLEIMGIPVYISDTEAKRITNTDGVIRRGLCSLVGHEVFQNGELNRPLLASYMFGNPEHIKEVNGIIHPQVKEDFRQWAIRQQENKPLVGMESAILIEAGFRGEVDFLVMVYAPLEVRVERAVKRDGSSRELVMKRIEAQMSDEIKRSHADFVIVNDDETPLIPQVLELISLLSKNNHYLCPAKNN; translated from the coding sequence ATGGCGATTAAGATTGGTATAACCGGTGGCATCGGCAGTGGGAAAAGTGTAGTTTCCAGACTGCTGGAAATAATGGGAATCCCTGTTTATATCTCGGATACAGAAGCGAAACGCATCACGAATACCGATGGAGTGATTCGTCGGGGGCTTTGTTCCTTGGTGGGGCATGAAGTGTTTCAAAATGGAGAATTGAATCGCCCTTTGCTGGCATCCTATATGTTTGGGAATCCGGAGCACATAAAAGAAGTGAATGGAATCATTCACCCGCAGGTGAAAGAAGATTTCCGCCAATGGGCTATCCGGCAGCAGGAGAACAAACCACTTGTTGGCATGGAGTCTGCCATTCTTATTGAAGCCGGATTTAGAGGTGAAGTCGATTTTCTGGTCATGGTCTATGCACCGTTGGAAGTAAGAGTGGAGCGTGCTGTAAAACGTGATGGCTCATCAAGGGAATTGGTAATGAAGCGTATCGAGGCTCAGATGAGTGATGAGATTAAGAGAAGCCATGCTGATTTTGTGATTGTGAATGATGATGAAACACCGTTAATTCCACAGGTTTTGGAGCTTATTTCTTTGCTATCTAAAAATAATCATTACCTTTGCCCCGCAAAAAATAATTAA
- the clpB gene encoding ATP-dependent chaperone ClpB, producing the protein MNFNNFTIKSQEAVQEAVNLVKSRGQQAIEPAHIMQGVMKVGENVTNFLFQKLGMNGQQVALVVDKQIDSLPKVSGGEPYLSRESNEVLQKATQYSKEMGDEFVSLEHIILALLTVKSTVSTILKDAGMTEKELRNAISELRKGEKVTSQSSEDTYQSLEKYAINLNEAARSGKLDPVIGRDEEIRRVLQILSRRTKNNPILIGEPGTGKTAIVEGLAHRILRGDVPENLKNKQVYSLDMGALVAGAKYKGEFEERLKSVVNEVKKSEGDIILFIDEIHTLVGAGKGEGAMDAANILKPALARGELRSIGATTLDEYQKYFEKDKALERRFQIVQVDEPDNLSTISILRGLKERYENHHHVRIKDDAIIAAVELSSRYITDRFLPDKAIDLMDEAAAKLRMEVDSVPEELDEISRKIKQLEIEREAIKRENDKPKLEIIGKELAELKEQEKSFKAKWQSEKTLMDKIQQNKVEIENLKFEAEKAEREGDYGKVAEIRYGKLQALDKEIEDTQQKLRGMQGDKAMIKEEVDAEDIADVVSRWTGIPVSKMMQSEKDKLLHLEEELHQRVIGQDEAIEAVADAVRRSRAGLQDPKRPIGSFIFLGTTGVGKTELAKALAEFLFDDETMMTRIDMSEYQEKHSVSRLVGAPPGYVGYDEGGQLTEAIRRKPYSVVLFDEIEKAHPDVFNILLQVLDDGRLTDNKGRVVNFKNTIIIMTSNMGSSYIQSQMEKLNGSNKEEVIEETKKEVMNMLKKTIRPEFLNRIDETIMFLPLTEKEIRQIVLLQIKSVQKMLAENGVELEMTETALNFLSQVGYDPEFGARPVKRAIQRYLLNDLSKKLLAQEVDRSKAIIVDAGGDGLVFRN; encoded by the coding sequence ATGAACTTTAACAATTTTACTATCAAATCCCAAGAAGCGGTACAAGAAGCCGTAAACCTGGTAAAAAGCCGGGGGCAACAGGCTATCGAACCTGCCCATATCATGCAGGGAGTGATGAAAGTAGGCGAGAATGTCACCAACTTCCTCTTCCAAAAGCTTGGTATGAATGGACAACAAGTAGCTCTCGTTGTCGACAAACAAATTGATTCACTACCGAAAGTATCGGGCGGAGAGCCGTATCTGAGCCGCGAATCTAACGAAGTATTACAAAAAGCAACGCAGTATTCCAAAGAAATGGGTGACGAATTCGTTTCATTGGAACATATCATACTGGCATTGTTGACTGTAAAGAGCACCGTATCTACCATCCTAAAGGATGCAGGCATGACGGAAAAGGAGCTGCGCAATGCTATCAGTGAATTGAGGAAAGGAGAAAAAGTAACGTCACAATCGAGCGAAGACACCTACCAGTCACTGGAAAAGTATGCCATCAACCTCAACGAGGCTGCCCGTAGCGGCAAGCTGGATCCTGTAATCGGTCGTGATGAAGAAATACGCCGGGTACTTCAGATATTGAGTCGCCGTACAAAGAATAATCCGATTCTGATTGGTGAACCAGGTACAGGTAAGACAGCCATCGTAGAAGGTCTGGCACATCGTATCCTTCGTGGGGACGTACCCGAAAACCTGAAGAACAAACAAGTATATTCATTGGATATGGGTGCATTGGTGGCAGGTGCGAAGTATAAAGGTGAATTTGAGGAGCGTTTGAAATCCGTAGTCAATGAAGTAAAGAAATCAGAAGGTGATATTATTCTGTTCATTGATGAAATCCACACTCTGGTGGGAGCCGGAAAAGGTGAAGGTGCTATGGACGCAGCCAACATTCTAAAACCTGCTTTAGCCCGCGGAGAACTGCGTTCCATCGGTGCCACAACTCTCGACGAGTATCAAAAATACTTCGAGAAAGATAAAGCATTGGAGCGCCGTTTCCAAATCGTGCAAGTGGACGAACCGGATAATCTAAGTACAATCTCTATCCTTCGCGGATTAAAGGAGCGCTACGAAAATCACCACCATGTACGTATCAAAGACGATGCTATTATTGCTGCCGTGGAATTGAGCAGCCGTTATATCACCGACCGTTTCCTGCCGGACAAGGCTATTGACTTAATGGACGAAGCTGCAGCCAAACTGCGTATGGAAGTAGACTCCGTGCCGGAAGAACTAGATGAGATTTCCCGTAAAATCAAGCAGCTAGAAATTGAGCGCGAGGCTATCAAACGTGAAAATGACAAGCCGAAACTGGAAATCATCGGTAAGGAACTTGCTGAACTAAAAGAACAGGAAAAGTCTTTCAAAGCCAAATGGCAGAGTGAAAAGACGTTGATGGATAAGATTCAGCAGAATAAAGTAGAAATAGAGAACTTGAAGTTCGAGGCTGAAAAGGCTGAACGCGAAGGCGACTACGGCAAAGTGGCCGAAATCCGTTACGGTAAACTTCAGGCTTTGGACAAAGAAATAGAAGACACCCAGCAGAAACTTCGTGGAATGCAGGGCGACAAAGCCATGATAAAAGAGGAAGTAGATGCTGAAGATATCGCGGATGTCGTATCTCGTTGGACAGGTATTCCCGTTAGCAAGATGATGCAGAGCGAGAAAGACAAGTTACTGCACTTGGAAGAAGAACTGCATCAACGGGTTATCGGTCAGGATGAAGCGATTGAAGCAGTCGCGGATGCTGTACGCCGTAGCCGTGCCGGATTACAAGACCCAAAACGCCCGATCGGTTCGTTTATTTTCCTCGGAACTACCGGTGTGGGTAAGACGGAGTTGGCAAAGGCATTGGCTGAGTTCCTGTTTGATGACGAAACGATGATGACCCGTATTGATATGAGCGAGTATCAGGAGAAGCACAGCGTTTCACGTTTGGTCGGAGCGCCTCCGGGATATGTAGGATATGATGAAGGCGGTCAGTTGACAGAAGCAATCCGACGGAAACCTTACTCTGTTGTACTGTTTGACGAAATAGAGAAAGCCCATCCGGACGTTTTCAATATCTTGCTGCAGGTATTGGACGACGGACGATTGACTGATAATAAAGGAAGAGTGGTCAACTTCAAGAATACCATCATCATCATGACTTCCAATATGGGTAGTTCATATATACAAAGCCAGATGGAAAAACTGAATGGTTCCAATAAGGAAGAAGTTATCGAAGAAACGAAGAAGGAAGTGATGAATATGCTGAAAAAGACCATTCGTCCTGAATTCCTGAATCGTATTGATGAAACAATCATGTTCTTACCATTGACAGAAAAAGAAATCAGGCAGATCGTGCTCTTACAGATTAAGAGTGTACAGAAGATGCTTGCAGAGAATGGCGTAGAACTGGAAATGACTGAAACCGCCCTGAACTTCTTATCTCAGGTGGGGTATGATCCTGAATTCGGAGCGCGTCCGGTAAAAAGGGCTATCCAACGCTACTTACTGAATGACTTGTCTAAGAAACTGCTTGCCCAGGAAGTAGATCGAAGCAAAGCGATCATTGTTGATGCAGGCGGAGATGGACTGGTATTCCGAAATTAA
- the nusB gene encoding transcription antitermination factor NusB, producing the protein MINRVLIRLKIIQIVYAYYQNGSKNLDSAEKELFFSLSKAYDLYNYLLMLMIALTEYAQKRIDAAKAKLAPTAEELYPNTKFVDNKFIAQLEVNKQLAEFIANQKKTWVNDQDFVKELYEKIVGTDIYKDYMASDDNSYEADRELWRKIYKTYIFNNDSLDQVLEDQSLYWNDDKEIVDTFVLKTIKRFDEKKGANQELLPEFKDDEDQEFARRLFRRTILNSDYYRHLVSENTKNWDLDRIAFMDVIIMQTALAEILSFPNIPVSVSLNEYVEIAKLYSTSKSGSFINGTLDGIVNQLKKEGKLNKN; encoded by the coding sequence ATGATCAACAGAGTTCTTATTCGTCTTAAGATTATACAGATAGTGTATGCCTATTATCAGAATGGCAGCAAAAATCTAGACTCAGCGGAGAAAGAGTTATTCTTTAGTCTTTCAAAGGCGTATGACCTTTACAACTATTTGCTAATGCTGATGATAGCATTGACAGAGTATGCACAAAAACGCATTGATGCGGCAAAAGCCAAACTGGCACCCACGGCAGAAGAGTTATATCCCAACACAAAGTTTGTGGACAATAAATTTATTGCCCAGTTGGAAGTTAATAAACAACTGGCGGAATTTATTGCCAATCAGAAGAAGACTTGGGTGAACGACCAGGACTTCGTGAAAGAACTCTACGAGAAAATTGTGGGAACCGATATTTATAAAGATTATATGGCTTCTGATGACAATTCGTATGAAGCAGACCGTGAATTATGGAGAAAAATCTATAAGACATACATCTTTAATAATGATTCTCTCGATCAGGTATTGGAAGACCAGAGTTTGTATTGGAATGACGATAAGGAAATCGTAGATACATTCGTCCTGAAGACAATCAAGCGCTTTGACGAGAAGAAGGGCGCGAATCAGGAATTGCTTCCTGAATTTAAGGATGACGAAGACCAGGAATTTGCGCGTCGTCTGTTCCGCCGCACTATTTTGAATTCTGATTATTACCGTCACTTGGTAAGTGAGAATACGAAAAACTGGGATTTGGACCGTATTGCATTTATGGATGTTATTATTATGCAGACGGCATTGGCGGAAATTTTAAGTTTCCCGAACATTCCGGTCAGTGTTTCGTTAAATGAATATGTTGAAATTGCGAAGTTGTATAGTACATCCAAGAGCGGTAGCTTTATCAACGGAACATTGGATGGAATAGTTAATCAATTGAAAAAAGAAGGTAAGTTGAATAAAAACTGA
- a CDS encoding PUR family DNA/RNA-binding protein — protein MEDLKKKMSADMNDKEIVFSKSIKAGKRIYYLDVKKNRKDEMFLAITESKKVITGEGDDSQVSFEKHKIFLYREDFQKFMAGLEEAVNFIERSDMNEYISRLTTEADENSERKVAEEAQEDKLESEIKIDIDF, from the coding sequence ATGGAAGATTTAAAAAAGAAAATGAGCGCAGACATGAATGACAAGGAGATTGTATTCTCCAAGTCTATTAAAGCAGGTAAACGCATCTACTACCTCGACGTAAAAAAGAATCGTAAAGATGAGATGTTCCTGGCTATTACAGAGAGTAAGAAAGTGATAACGGGAGAAGGTGATGATTCTCAAGTCAGTTTCGAGAAGCACAAAATCTTCTTATATAGGGAAGACTTTCAGAAGTTTATGGCAGGACTTGAAGAAGCTGTCAACTTCATAGAACGCAGCGACATGAACGAGTATATCAGCCGTCTCACCACAGAAGCTGATGAAAATAGCGAACGGAAAGTTGCCGAAGAAGCACAAGAGGACAAATTAGAGAGCGAAATTAAGATTGACATCGACTTTTAA
- a CDS encoding LysR family transcriptional regulator, with protein sequence MSDFRLKVFQSVAKNLSFTKASQELFVSQPAITKHIQELETYYQARLFERQGSKISLTDAGELLLKHSDKILDDYKQLEYEMHLLHNEYIGELKLGASTTIAQYVLPPLLGSFIAKFPQVNLSLINGNSRGVETALQEHRIDLGLVEGIFRLPNLKYTSFLQDELVAVVRAHTRLDIQDEITPEDLPNIPLVLRERGSGTLDVFERALSQHNLKLSSLNVMMYLGSTESIKLFIEHADCMGIVSIRSVHKELVAGNLRVIEIKGMSMQREFNFVQLQGQEGGLSQVFMRFAGHHSKNL encoded by the coding sequence ATGTCCGATTTTCGTTTAAAAGTATTTCAGAGTGTGGCGAAGAACTTGAGTTTTACAAAGGCTTCGCAAGAACTGTTTGTCAGTCAACCTGCTATTACCAAGCATATCCAGGAATTGGAGACTTATTATCAAGCTCGCTTATTCGAGCGCCAGGGAAGTAAAATCTCGTTGACCGATGCCGGCGAATTGCTGCTGAAGCATAGTGATAAGATTTTAGACGATTATAAGCAACTGGAATATGAAATGCATTTGCTGCACAATGAGTATATTGGTGAATTGAAACTGGGTGCGAGTACTACGATTGCCCAATATGTCCTTCCTCCTTTATTGGGGAGTTTCATTGCAAAATTTCCACAAGTCAACCTTTCTTTGATTAATGGGAATTCCCGGGGAGTGGAAACTGCTTTGCAAGAACATCGGATAGATTTAGGTTTGGTGGAAGGTATCTTTCGTCTGCCTAACTTGAAATATACCTCATTTTTGCAAGATGAACTTGTAGCAGTGGTGCGTGCGCATACCCGGCTGGATATTCAAGACGAGATAACTCCGGAAGATTTGCCGAATATTCCATTAGTCTTGCGTGAAAGAGGCTCCGGCACGCTGGATGTATTTGAACGTGCCTTGTCGCAACATAATCTGAAACTGTCTTCTTTAAATGTTATGATGTATCTTGGCAGTACAGAGAGTATCAAACTTTTCATCGAACATGCTGATTGTATGGGGATTGTTTCAATCCGTTCCGTACATAAGGAGCTTGTCGCAGGTAATCTGCGTGTGATTGAGATAAAAGGAATGTCCATGCAGCGCGAGTTTAATTTTGTACAATTGCAAGGGCAGGAGGGAGGATTATCCCAAGTCTTTATGAGGTTTGCGGGACATCATAGTAAGAACCTGTAA
- a CDS encoding 50S ribosomal protein L25/general stress protein Ctc, whose protein sequence is MKSIEVKGTARTIAERSSEQARALKEIRKNGGVPCVLYGGNEVVHFTVTNEGLRNLVYTPHIYVVDLDIDGKKVNAILKDIQFHPVKDTILHVDFYQIDEAKPIVMEVPVQLEGLAEGVKAGGKLALQMRKIKVKALYNVIPERLIVNVSHLGLGKTVKVGELSFEGLELISAKEAVVCAVKLTRAARGAAAAAGK, encoded by the coding sequence ATGAAATCAATTGAAGTAAAAGGAACTGCAAGAACTATTGCAGAACGCTCTTCAGAACAAGCAAGAGCTTTGAAAGAAATCCGTAAGAACGGTGGTGTACCTTGCGTACTGTATGGTGGTAATGAAGTTGTTCACTTCACTGTAACAAACGAAGGACTTCGCAACTTGGTTTATACTCCGCATATCTACGTAGTAGACCTGGATATCGATGGCAAGAAAGTAAACGCTATCTTGAAGGACATTCAGTTTCACCCGGTAAAAGATACTATCCTGCACGTTGACTTCTATCAGATCGATGAAGCTAAACCTATCGTAATGGAAGTTCCTGTACAGTTGGAAGGTCTTGCAGAAGGTGTTAAAGCCGGTGGTAAATTGGCATTGCAGATGCGTAAGATCAAAGTGAAAGCTTTGTACAATGTAATTCCTGAAAGACTGATAGTTAACGTTTCTCACCTGGGATTGGGTAAGACTGTTAAGGTTGGTGAACTGAGCTTCGAAGGTCTTGAACTGATCAGTGCTAAAGAAGCCGTTGTATGTGCAGTTAAGTTGACTCGTGCAGCAAGAGGTGCAGCAGCAGCCGCTGGCAAGTAA